A stretch of Rhizobium glycinendophyticum DNA encodes these proteins:
- a CDS encoding cation:proton antiporter, with amino-acid sequence MTPELIVETAGRFALVVLILATLLTVWRAVVGPTLPDRVVALDMLVGIVIGFIAVTALRTGYTLYVDIAIALGLVGFLATVAFARFILVRGNASEAAAQGASASGKVSAEGKSAGKKLPKTVRGAGGVKKEGR; translated from the coding sequence ATGACGCCGGAACTGATCGTCGAAACCGCCGGACGCTTCGCACTCGTCGTCCTCATTCTTGCTACCCTGCTCACTGTCTGGCGCGCGGTGGTCGGCCCGACCCTCCCGGATCGGGTAGTGGCACTCGACATGCTCGTCGGCATCGTCATCGGCTTCATTGCCGTCACCGCGCTCAGAACCGGCTATACGCTCTATGTCGATATCGCCATTGCGCTCGGCCTTGTCGGTTTCCTCGCCACCGTCGCCTTCGCCCGCTTCATTCTGGTCCGGGGCAATGCGAGCGAAGCCGCAGCGCAAGGCGCATCCGCGAGCGGCAAGGTCTCGGCGGAGGGAAAATCGGCGGGCAAGAAACTGCCCAAGACCGTCCGCGGAGCGGGCGGCGTAAAGAAGGAGGGCAGGTGA
- the mnhG gene encoding monovalent cation/H(+) antiporter subunit G has product MSEPLQIVLALAIAALIVIGALFSLVAAIGLVRFPDVYTRMHSASKAGTVGSGLLLLAVGIHSGDLSTFGRAMAGIVFFILTAPVAAHLLARAAHKAGYKLSDVSVRDDMSK; this is encoded by the coding sequence ATGTCCGAACCGCTCCAGATCGTGCTTGCCCTCGCCATCGCCGCCCTGATCGTCATCGGCGCGCTCTTCTCGCTGGTCGCCGCCATCGGCCTTGTCCGCTTTCCGGATGTCTATACCCGCATGCACTCCGCCTCCAAGGCCGGCACGGTCGGCTCCGGTCTGCTTTTGCTCGCCGTCGGCATCCATTCGGGCGATCTCTCAACCTTCGGCCGCGCCATGGCCGGCATCGTCTTCTTCATCCTGACGGCGCCCGTCGCTGCCCATCTGCTCGCCCGTGCTGCCCACAAGGCCGGATACAAGTTGTCCGATGTATCGGTGCGTGATGATATGAGTAAATAG
- a CDS encoding MucR family transcriptional regulator: MSEVEQGPGSQLLVELTADIVSAYVSNHVVPVTDLTNLIADVHMALSNTSSPTPAPVVVEKPKPPVPIRKSIEDDYLICLEDGQKFKSLKRHLMTHYNMTPEEYREKWGLPADYPMVAPAYAEARSRLAKEMGLGQRRKRGK; this comes from the coding sequence ATGAGTGAAGTAGAACAAGGCCCTGGATCGCAGCTTTTGGTGGAACTGACGGCTGACATCGTCTCGGCCTATGTCAGCAACCACGTGGTACCGGTGACCGACCTGACCAATCTGATTGCCGATGTGCACATGGCGCTGAGCAACACCTCCTCGCCGACCCCGGCGCCGGTGGTGGTCGAAAAGCCGAAGCCCCCGGTTCCGATCCGCAAGTCGATCGAGGACGACTATCTGATCTGCCTGGAAGACGGCCAGAAGTTCAAGTCGCTGAAGCGCCACCTGATGACCCATTACAACATGACGCCGGAAGAATACCGCGAGAAGTGGGGCCTGCCGGCCGATTATCCGATGGTCGCCCCCGCCTATGCCGAAGCCCGCTCGCGCCTCGCCAAGGAGATGGGCCTCGGCCAGCGCCGCAAGCGCGGCAAATAA
- a CDS encoding cupin domain-containing protein, which yields MTIDVTHPSNADCRWVVADKIRFLGNLPGSSIELLDIEVPSGSGTPPHTHESAELFYILEGQLTLRQFGSDGPPAVIHAGPGTSVRIPSRVPHNYVNESRKPVRMLVMLEASMVAFFRDIGSAERASGAPDFARIGAAMAKHGIEALAAAA from the coding sequence ATGACCATAGACGTAACCCATCCCTCCAACGCCGATTGCCGTTGGGTGGTCGCCGACAAGATACGCTTTCTCGGCAACCTGCCCGGCTCGTCAATCGAGCTCCTGGATATCGAGGTGCCTTCTGGCTCCGGTACCCCGCCTCACACGCACGAGTCTGCAGAACTCTTCTACATTCTGGAGGGACAGCTCACCTTGCGCCAGTTCGGTTCTGACGGCCCCCCGGCGGTTATCCATGCCGGGCCCGGCACATCGGTCCGGATTCCGAGCCGGGTGCCCCACAACTATGTCAATGAAAGCCGCAAGCCGGTGCGCATGCTGGTGATGCTCGAAGCGAGCATGGTTGCCTTCTTTCGCGATATCGGCTCAGCCGAGCGTGCAAGCGGTGCGCCGGATTTTGCGCGTATTGGCGCCGCGATGGCGAAACACGGCATCGAAGCGCTCGCCGCTGCCGCCTGA
- a CDS encoding TetR/AcrR family transcriptional regulator: protein MSETRNYNSPIRAAQFRETREAILSALFILMESAANPDDIGMDAIAAQAGVQRRTIFRHFESKDELLRAFWPWLNERIGASVKPMAPQDVFDGPRQAFPLFDAHEAAIRGAIHSSTGRAMRAGTIADRRRDFSAALAPALDKLSEAERRKVEALAHLLYSASAWEVLKDYGGLDGTQAGEAASWALELILSAIGSGETAADATIAAKGDTR from the coding sequence TTGTCCGAGACCCGTAACTACAATAGCCCGATCCGCGCGGCACAGTTCCGCGAGACCCGCGAGGCGATCCTGTCTGCCCTGTTCATCCTAATGGAGTCTGCGGCTAACCCGGATGATATCGGCATGGATGCGATTGCGGCCCAGGCGGGTGTGCAGCGGCGGACGATCTTCCGGCATTTCGAAAGCAAGGACGAATTGCTGCGGGCATTCTGGCCCTGGCTCAATGAGCGTATCGGCGCTTCGGTGAAGCCAATGGCCCCGCAGGACGTGTTCGACGGGCCGCGCCAGGCGTTTCCGCTCTTCGACGCGCATGAGGCCGCCATTCGGGGAGCGATCCACTCCAGCACCGGGCGGGCGATGCGGGCGGGCACCATTGCCGATCGGCGTCGGGACTTCTCGGCAGCACTGGCTCCCGCCCTCGACAAGCTATCGGAGGCGGAGCGCCGCAAGGTCGAAGCGCTGGCGCACCTCCTCTACTCCGCCTCCGCATGGGAGGTTCTCAAAGATTACGGCGGTCTCGACGGCACCCAGGCCGGCGAGGCTGCTTCCTGGGCGCTCGAACTGATCCTGTCCGCGATCGGATCGGGCGAAACTGCGGCGGACGCAACCATCGCAGCCAAAGGAGATACGCGATGA
- a CDS encoding helix-turn-helix domain-containing protein, which translates to MQSEPVTPPVYTLRPVTPVDLEPGPTPDGKPHPQHRIGEGGEGHPQPEDGGGGSEDDHVVDADPDAPDRPLTPERRLLCMIVRQLTQELLQAIGIESDSGGRRRSAGHVRQVAMYVCHVAYSMPMGEVAQAFGRDRSTVGHACRMVEDRRDDAAYDGFVTIVERMASAVYLLAGRRP; encoded by the coding sequence ATGCAGAGTGAACCAGTGACGCCGCCAGTTTATACCCTTCGGCCGGTCACCCCTGTCGACCTTGAACCGGGCCCGACGCCGGACGGCAAGCCGCATCCGCAGCACCGGATCGGGGAAGGTGGGGAAGGGCACCCGCAGCCCGAAGACGGGGGAGGCGGCTCTGAGGACGACCACGTTGTCGACGCTGACCCCGACGCGCCGGACCGCCCGCTGACGCCCGAGCGCCGGTTGCTCTGCATGATCGTCCGCCAGCTCACCCAGGAATTGCTGCAGGCCATCGGTATCGAGAGCGACAGCGGCGGGCGCCGCCGCAGTGCCGGCCATGTCCGCCAGGTCGCCATGTATGTCTGCCACGTCGCCTATTCCATGCCGATGGGCGAGGTCGCCCAGGCATTCGGCCGCGACCGCTCCACCGTCGGCCATGCCTGCCGCATGGTCGAAGACCGCCGCGACGATGCCGCCTATGACGGTTTCGTCACCATTGTCGAGCGCATGGCAAGCGCCGTCTATCTGCTCGCAGGACGCCGCCCATGA
- a CDS encoding DUF6456 domain-containing protein translates to MTRTFQGNPNAQPDTKSSAPSKSPAGTQLGRPLAARPPAASHVAKRKPLSAPLESAVDRPQQKRARLLLRRVLAGPVPLFSPAEAQAHPPADLDAELVDRLIAEGLLIRTDDHLCATSETAAYLRRALCDEAGDPFADQHRTLEPQVLVTPEGRQPVRRNLAESPLFPLLRLKEKDGRPFLPEEAVAAGDRLAADFDFGNLQPRITASWQPRLSTRVKGAAPAGPELSDSRIAARARVNRAIEAMGPELAGVALDICCFGKGLEIVERERQWPARSAKLMLRTALMALARHYTPPVAKPRTRHWGAEGFRPEMEGG, encoded by the coding sequence ATGACCCGGACTTTCCAAGGCAATCCGAACGCCCAACCGGACACCAAGTCCAGCGCCCCTTCGAAAAGCCCCGCAGGCACCCAGTTGGGCCGGCCACTGGCCGCACGCCCGCCTGCCGCGTCGCATGTCGCAAAGCGCAAGCCGCTGTCCGCCCCGCTCGAAAGCGCTGTGGACCGCCCTCAGCAGAAGCGCGCCCGCCTGCTTCTGCGCCGGGTGCTTGCAGGCCCCGTCCCGTTGTTTTCGCCAGCCGAGGCGCAGGCACACCCGCCCGCCGATCTCGACGCAGAACTCGTTGATCGCCTTATCGCCGAGGGCCTGTTGATCCGCACCGATGATCATCTCTGCGCCACATCGGAGACAGCCGCCTATCTCCGCCGCGCGCTGTGCGACGAGGCCGGCGACCCCTTCGCCGACCAGCACCGCACGCTGGAGCCGCAGGTGCTGGTCACGCCGGAGGGCCGCCAGCCCGTGCGCCGCAATCTGGCCGAATCCCCGCTCTTCCCGCTGCTGCGGCTGAAGGAGAAGGATGGCCGGCCCTTCCTCCCCGAAGAGGCCGTCGCGGCCGGCGACCGGCTCGCCGCCGATTTCGATTTCGGCAATCTGCAGCCGCGCATCACCGCCAGCTGGCAGCCGCGCCTGTCGACCCGGGTCAAGGGTGCCGCACCCGCAGGCCCCGAACTTTCCGACAGCCGCATCGCCGCCCGCGCCCGCGTCAACCGCGCCATCGAGGCCATGGGGCCGGAACTCGCAGGCGTCGCCCTCGATATCTGCTGCTTCGGAAAGGGCCTGGAAATCGTCGAGCGCGAACGCCAATGGCCGGCCCGTTCCGCCAAGCTCATGCTCCGCACCGCGCTCATGGCACTCGCCCGCCACTACACCCCGCCGGTGGCGAAACCCCGCACCCGCCACTGGGGCGCCGAGGGCTTTCGACCGGAGATGGAGGGAGGATGA